In the genome of Cupriavidus taiwanensis, one region contains:
- a CDS encoding DUF3304 domain-containing protein, which translates to MKLKRTTLMTVILAALTMMIAACSKSEGRADDMAASSITAYNHTPDYIHQFYVNDAWGGNSFAYGGGGGFVCCVTYPRKWHEGLTATVRWTTSSSDPNATGDAAVGKWHEAIVSIEKYDKPGNVNVHFLPNGKVRIIISSKGAGHPDYPGPDYPVMPPDFHFEPWRGAASEAEARARSREAHRALQVSPDDSPSLPPEQMPLYPKERQ; encoded by the coding sequence ATGAAGCTGAAGCGCACGACATTGATGACGGTTATCCTGGCAGCGCTGACCATGATGATTGCGGCATGCAGCAAGAGTGAAGGGCGGGCGGATGATATGGCTGCTTCAAGTATCACTGCTTACAATCATACGCCCGACTATATCCATCAGTTCTACGTCAACGACGCGTGGGGAGGCAATTCCTTCGCCTATGGCGGTGGGGGAGGCTTTGTTTGTTGTGTGACCTACCCAAGGAAGTGGCATGAAGGACTGACTGCAACGGTACGCTGGACGACCTCGAGTTCGGATCCGAATGCGACCGGGGACGCGGCAGTAGGTAAATGGCACGAAGCGATCGTTTCAATCGAAAAGTACGACAAGCCCGGCAACGTTAACGTCCATTTTCTACCGAACGGGAAAGTCAGGATCATCATCTCAAGCAAGGGGGCAGGCCATCCCGACTATCCCGGGCCAGATTATCCGGTAATGCCACCGGACTTTCATTTCGAACCGTGGCGTGGTGCGGCAAGCGAGGCCGAAGCTCGTGCCCGATCTCGGGAGGCACACCGTGCGCTGCAGGTTAGTCCTGACGATTCGCCATCACTTCCCCCGGAGCAGATGCCCCTATACCCGAAGGAGCGACAATGA
- a CDS encoding DUF4123 domain-containing protein has translation MDFAVDVLKPEAAAAQIAQWQLAQDGLSQWLLIDAMLVDFARICSIARKDAWPIHNVLAHSRLAAFGDVAPHLVELPASDASAKARVSQIIAAGASAPAFSWLSSSKCAEEVCQTLSYLAMAQIDGDMELHCRFADTRILPELWRLLTDSQRLRVAQDIASWSCLDRTNAPCRLNPVVTNSYEVADQHEFLHLTGGQFAAMLDASEGDTMFSLLLDTTPELVPVEQRGEFHATLMDHIDRATKLGIGAPADKLQFIVLSLTCTEAFYRLPELADTWRRVAGGESLKDCMTQWSDAIWNVLEGKVAGSTAMSPAIR, from the coding sequence GTGGACTTTGCTGTCGACGTCCTGAAGCCTGAAGCTGCGGCGGCACAAATTGCGCAGTGGCAGTTGGCACAAGACGGTCTTTCACAGTGGCTATTGATCGATGCGATGCTCGTCGATTTTGCGAGAATCTGCTCCATTGCGCGAAAGGATGCCTGGCCAATCCATAATGTGCTGGCTCACTCTAGGCTCGCGGCATTTGGCGATGTGGCACCGCACTTAGTCGAGTTGCCCGCCAGCGATGCAAGCGCGAAAGCGCGTGTCAGTCAAATCATTGCGGCAGGGGCTTCCGCTCCTGCGTTCAGTTGGCTGTCTTCCTCAAAGTGCGCCGAGGAGGTATGTCAAACGCTTTCTTACCTGGCGATGGCTCAGATCGACGGCGACATGGAACTCCACTGTCGGTTTGCCGACACGCGCATATTGCCCGAGTTGTGGCGATTGTTGACGGATTCCCAACGTCTCAGGGTGGCGCAAGACATAGCATCGTGGAGTTGCTTGGACCGGACAAATGCGCCTTGTCGGCTGAACCCTGTCGTCACGAACAGTTATGAAGTTGCCGATCAGCATGAATTTCTACATCTCACCGGTGGCCAGTTTGCCGCAATGCTTGATGCCAGTGAGGGCGACACCATGTTCAGCCTCCTTCTCGACACAACGCCTGAATTGGTTCCTGTCGAACAACGGGGGGAGTTCCATGCAACTCTAATGGATCATATCGATCGTGCCACGAAGCTAGGAATAGGAGCGCCGGCAGACAAGCTTCAGTTCATAGTACTAAGTCTGACCTGTACTGAGGCGTTTTATCGATTGCCGGAACTGGCGGATACCTGGAGACGGGTGGCTGGTGGAGAAAGTCTCAAGGACTGCATGACGCAATGGTCTGATGCCATATGGAACGTACTGGAAGGGAAGGTGGCGGGTAGTACTGCTATGAGTCCGGCAATACGGTGA
- a CDS encoding phospholipase effector Tle1 domain-containing protein: protein MSAFQPGWYELDFNATTRDVRCGYFKTATTLTAECLVQSSGHQTLLWLDSSGLNGNGRPSVWSPHFRRLTPAATTDWWNEPPGGATFRPLLPIAGPRATRAPTPREFCQRVGTAAVNEGILSCTREIHVGLFFDGTNNNMVRDMPTNSHSNIVALHNVHLNDRVEGFRYYMPGVGTKFPQIGENSESGGGKAFASGGEARIHWAMLQVFNALHRSVTDDDLLDEQEMLTLTTSAMHGLRTSWRLGDGKMIGIFGGLQNRLLKAIEGKRPRITAVRLSVFGFSRGAAEARTFCQWIRKATGMKVGNATLDLRFLGIFDTVASVGVADSMPIAKGLMDWADGTMDIENVGKVVHYVAAHEIRQSFPLSTARIGARAYPSNTKEFIYPGAHSDLGGGYGPGDQGKSVSGRSALLSQIALNDMYFEARNAGVKLLPKDKMLPEARVDFDIAPELDNAFNAYCDWTRFVEKESVSAGNGPPCENRMQYHMQLYWRWRAQVSPDSKFKGLSSYRNSSAQDKTDLWESELDWRKDVARAQEASKPRRVFNPRIGYVDLPPPADAVQRQIVAEVNAASRVPAAVSEFFDKFVHDSHGGFWLLGPITKDDRAIFIAEVRKKKAMYDKLMESAEKSGNPGYANNMRRRALAYELNAFERRVLEENKKTPGGVPLMTDADAADLRAIAGMSTEAVLAVMGTATRREPKGHGRYRRVFDS from the coding sequence ATGAGCGCTTTTCAGCCCGGCTGGTATGAACTTGATTTCAATGCCACGACGCGTGATGTGCGGTGTGGATACTTTAAGACCGCGACAACGTTGACAGCCGAATGCCTGGTCCAGAGTAGCGGTCATCAAACTCTGTTATGGCTCGATTCATCTGGATTGAATGGGAATGGCAGGCCTTCGGTATGGTCACCACATTTTCGTCGGCTTACCCCTGCAGCGACCACCGATTGGTGGAATGAACCACCGGGTGGTGCAACGTTTCGGCCTTTGCTGCCGATCGCAGGGCCACGGGCAACGCGTGCTCCCACGCCGCGCGAGTTTTGCCAACGTGTGGGCACCGCCGCCGTCAATGAAGGCATTCTAAGCTGTACGCGGGAAATTCACGTTGGTCTTTTTTTTGATGGCACTAATAACAACATGGTGCGAGATATGCCTACGAACAGCCACTCCAATATCGTAGCCCTCCACAATGTTCACCTTAATGATCGTGTGGAGGGATTTCGTTACTATATGCCTGGCGTCGGAACAAAATTCCCTCAGATCGGTGAGAATTCGGAATCTGGCGGGGGCAAAGCTTTTGCCAGCGGCGGAGAGGCGCGCATCCATTGGGCGATGTTACAGGTCTTCAATGCACTGCATCGCTCCGTGACAGACGATGACTTGCTCGATGAGCAGGAGATGCTTACGCTCACGACAAGTGCAATGCATGGCCTTCGCACGAGCTGGCGCTTGGGCGATGGGAAAATGATCGGTATTTTCGGCGGTCTTCAAAATCGCTTGCTAAAAGCAATCGAAGGAAAGCGCCCAAGAATCACCGCCGTCCGTCTTTCGGTTTTTGGCTTTTCACGCGGCGCAGCAGAAGCCCGTACGTTCTGCCAATGGATTCGCAAGGCAACCGGCATGAAGGTCGGCAACGCCACGCTCGATCTCCGTTTCCTGGGGATTTTTGACACCGTCGCCTCGGTTGGGGTGGCCGATTCAATGCCTATTGCCAAGGGCTTGATGGACTGGGCTGACGGCACTATGGATATCGAGAATGTTGGCAAGGTTGTCCACTACGTGGCGGCTCACGAAATCCGACAATCCTTTCCACTGTCCACCGCGCGCATCGGTGCCAGGGCCTACCCATCCAACACAAAAGAGTTCATCTATCCTGGCGCCCACTCGGACCTGGGGGGTGGATATGGGCCAGGAGATCAGGGCAAGTCAGTCAGTGGTAGATCGGCACTGCTGTCGCAGATAGCCTTGAATGACATGTACTTTGAAGCGCGCAATGCAGGCGTCAAGTTGTTGCCTAAAGACAAGATGTTGCCTGAAGCGCGTGTGGACTTCGATATCGCTCCAGAGCTGGACAATGCATTCAATGCATATTGCGACTGGACCAGATTCGTCGAGAAGGAAAGCGTAAGCGCTGGAAATGGTCCTCCATGCGAGAACCGCATGCAATATCACATGCAACTCTATTGGCGTTGGCGTGCGCAGGTATCTCCTGATTCAAAGTTCAAAGGTCTGTCCAGCTATCGAAATTCCAGCGCCCAGGACAAGACGGATCTGTGGGAATCGGAGTTGGACTGGCGCAAGGATGTCGCACGCGCCCAGGAGGCAAGCAAGCCGCGAAGGGTTTTCAATCCCAGAATCGGTTATGTTGACCTACCGCCGCCAGCGGACGCTGTGCAACGACAGATAGTGGCGGAAGTGAACGCGGCGTCCAGGGTCCCTGCCGCGGTGAGTGAGTTCTTCGACAAGTTCGTGCACGATTCACATGGGGGGTTCTGGCTCCTCGGTCCGATTACCAAGGACGACAGAGCAATATTCATCGCTGAGGTCAGGAAGAAGAAGGCGATGTATGACAAATTGATGGAGAGCGCGGAGAAGTCGGGCAATCCAGGGTACGCCAACAATATGCGCCGTAGAGCGTTGGCTTATGAATTGAATGCCTTTGAACGGCGCGTTCTCGAAGAAAATAAAAAGACCCCAGGTGGCGTTCCCCTGATGACGGATGCTGATGCAGCGGATCTTCGGGCAATCGCGGGAATGAGTACGGAAGCGGTACTTGCAGTAATGGGAACAGCGACGCGCCGCGAGCCCAAAGGTCACGGACGTTATCGTAGGGTTTTCGACAGTTAG
- a CDS encoding diguanylate cyclase, translated as MTRPIPTLHRLSARAWQRLASRPHRFVVVSFSLSVMLLVLLLWRGLQLSQGREIETLRHMQAVRAQSMDALLQREAERLLSVRNFAEHLLQIQATAPARPDADLRAALARRDEPVWPVPAHDAAAVYGVGAAALRGLEGFDRNDARLGADVIVARSLSHLLSAAPQGSGIRRRIAYVSRNGVLTAYPSIPPQEVSSAVHRLAAAPYFLDSLPARNPGRRMQWRIAQATAERDQVSLFLSVPVYAGGDLRGVAILELPQRSLDDQLGTAPFHQASSYLVDREGRLVGASTRNVRAGETMQTALSGPWPAATLNTVFHADSGLVSGGNGGGNDLMFRRLGNGGLALVDEIPVNQLWRASAARLSGVVGAGAAALGILLCATLAVVHSLFRHYLARGEALRTLAETDALTGLANRRVFAARFEAESARCAAEQRPIAVVMLDIDHFKSINDRWGHASGDVVLRGVADALRGGVRQDDLPARLGGEEFAVLLPGTGVDDAAAVAEHLRQRLEGLRCEPAPDAGSTEPIRFTASFGVAGAAPGDRANLDALLMAADRRLYEAKANGRNQVVAR; from the coding sequence ATGACCCGACCCATCCCGACGCTCCATCGGTTGTCCGCGCGGGCCTGGCAACGGCTTGCCAGCCGGCCGCATCGCTTCGTCGTGGTGTCGTTCTCGCTGTCCGTCATGCTGCTCGTGCTGCTGCTGTGGCGCGGGCTTCAGCTGTCGCAAGGCCGCGAGATCGAAACGCTGCGGCATATGCAGGCGGTGCGCGCGCAGAGCATGGATGCGCTGCTGCAACGCGAGGCCGAACGTCTGCTCAGCGTGAGGAATTTCGCGGAACACCTGCTGCAGATCCAGGCTACCGCGCCGGCCAGGCCGGATGCAGACCTGCGCGCCGCGCTGGCGCGTCGCGACGAGCCGGTGTGGCCGGTGCCCGCGCACGACGCAGCGGCGGTCTACGGCGTCGGCGCCGCGGCGCTGCGCGGGCTGGAGGGCTTCGACCGGAACGACGCGCGGCTGGGGGCCGACGTGATCGTGGCGCGCTCGCTCAGCCATCTGCTGAGCGCGGCGCCACAGGGATCCGGGATACGGCGGCGCATCGCCTATGTCTCGCGCAACGGCGTGCTGACGGCGTATCCCTCGATTCCGCCACAAGAGGTCTCGTCCGCCGTGCACCGCCTTGCCGCTGCCCCCTATTTCCTTGACAGCCTGCCCGCGCGCAATCCCGGCCGACGGATGCAATGGCGCATCGCCCAGGCCACGGCCGAGCGCGACCAGGTCTCTCTTTTCCTGAGCGTGCCGGTCTATGCCGGTGGGGATCTCCGGGGCGTGGCCATCCTCGAGCTGCCCCAGCGCAGTCTCGATGACCAGCTCGGCACCGCCCCCTTCCACCAAGCCAGCAGCTACCTGGTCGATCGGGAAGGCAGGCTGGTCGGCGCCAGCACGCGCAATGTGCGCGCCGGCGAAACCATGCAGACAGCGCTGTCGGGGCCATGGCCGGCCGCGACACTGAACACGGTCTTCCATGCGGATTCGGGCCTGGTGAGCGGCGGCAACGGCGGTGGCAACGACCTGATGTTCCGCCGGCTGGGCAATGGCGGCCTGGCGCTGGTCGACGAGATTCCGGTGAACCAGCTGTGGCGGGCCAGTGCCGCACGGCTGAGCGGCGTGGTTGGCGCGGGCGCGGCCGCGCTGGGCATTCTGCTGTGTGCCACGCTGGCGGTGGTCCACAGCCTGTTCCGGCACTACCTGGCGCGCGGCGAGGCGCTGCGCACCCTGGCGGAAACCGACGCGCTGACCGGCCTGGCCAACCGCCGTGTCTTCGCCGCGCGGTTCGAGGCGGAATCGGCGCGCTGCGCGGCGGAGCAGCGGCCGATCGCCGTGGTCATGCTGGACATCGACCACTTCAAGTCCATCAACGATCGCTGGGGACATGCCAGCGGTGACGTGGTGCTGCGCGGGGTAGCGGATGCGTTGCGCGGCGGCGTGCGCCAGGACGACCTGCCCGCGCGGCTTGGCGGCGAGGAATTCGCGGTATTGCTGCCGGGCACCGGCGTCGATGATGCCGCCGCGGTGGCCGAGCACCTGCGACAGCGACTGGAAGGCCTGCGCTGCGAGCCGGCGCCCGACGCGGGCAGTACCGAACCCATCCGCTTTACCGCCTCGTTTGGCGTGGCCGGGGCCGCGCCCGGGGATCGTGCCAACCTCGATGCGCTGCTGATGGCTGCCGACCGGCGCTTGTATGAAGCCAAGGCCAACGGCCGCAACCAGGTGGTGGCGCGGTAG